The Candidatus Zixiibacteriota bacterium region CGGACGTGCCTCATTGACAGTTAGTTCGCGTGATTGCAACTCAGCGCCGTTGAGACCGGCAATAGCCGCCTCACCAGATTCCTTGCTGGCCATTTCCACAAAGGCAAATCCTCTCGACTGCCCGCTGAACTTGTCCTTGATCACGTTTACGCTGACGATTTCGCCATACTGCTCAAATGCCTGGCGAAGATCATCTTCCGCCGTGTCGTAAGACAGATTGCCGACGTAGATATTCATTCTACTCTCCGGTTTTGTTTATCCCTTCACGATGTCTTCCTGTAAAAGAGTAATTTCGTGCCTCAGATAAACCAATTCTTGCGCACCATTGCGCCTGTCTCCGAATCAATACCTTACCAAAGATTGAATGGAATCTACAAACCTTGCGACAGATTAATGAAGGAGACCATCTAACATATCTAAATATATCGGCACTTTTCGGTGAAGTCAACAGCTTTCTTATATGGAAGTCCATGTATCTTATTTATTGATATTTTGTCTAACTTGTGACATGACAATCTATTAACGCCCAAGAAATGCATCGCCCCGGCCGTAGATCTTGCCATTCGAGACGCATCCTCGTATAATCACTCGAAAGATGGAGGACACGATGAAGTTCATATGGTCGAACAGGACAAAGCTGATTTTCGGTGCGGGAGAGTTCGCTAAACTCGGCATCGAGGCCGCAGCAATCGGTAAACACGCACTAATTGTCACGGGCAAGTCTTCCACAAAACGTTCAGGCGTTCTCGACAAGGCCATGGACTTGCTAAGAGCGGCCGGTGTTTCGAGCACAGTCTTCGATGAGATCGAACCGAACCCACGCTCAAAAACAGTCGATCGCGCCGCTGCTACTTTGAAAGAGAAAGGCTGCGATTTCGTTATCGGACTCGGCGGAGGTTCGCCGATGGATGCGGCCAAGTCCATCGCGGTGGTCGCCTCGTCTGGTGGATCGATCTGGGATTACATATACAGCAATCCCGACAAAGAGATGCGCGATGTAACCTCGGTGATGCCGATTGTCACCGTCCCGACACTCGCGGCAACCGGATCTGAAGCTAACGGCGGTTCGGTCATTACAAATTGGGAGACCAATGAAAAAGCGCCGCTGATTCATCCTCTCATGTACCCGGTCTTCTCGATCATAGATCCCGAACTGACTGCATCGGTGCCGGCAGATTACACCGGCGACGGCGGCATAGATATCATATCGCATGTCATGGAG contains the following coding sequences:
- a CDS encoding RNA-binding protein produces the protein MNIYVGNLSYDTAEDDLRQAFEQYGEIVSVNVIKDKFSGQSRGFAFVEMASKESGEAAIAGLNGAELQSRELTVNEARPREERGGGGGRDRRGGGGYGGGSNRW
- a CDS encoding iron-containing alcohol dehydrogenase, whose amino-acid sequence is MKFIWSNRTKLIFGAGEFAKLGIEAAAIGKHALIVTGKSSTKRSGVLDKAMDLLRAAGVSSTVFDEIEPNPRSKTVDRAAATLKEKGCDFVIGLGGGSPMDAAKSIAVVASSGGSIWDYIYSNPDKEMRDVTSVMPIVTVPTLAATGSEANGGSVITNWETNEKAPLIHPLMYPVFSIIDPELTASVPADYTGDGGIDIISHVMESYFSSPVHTPLQDRFSEGVIRTVMDHLGLAMANGNDIDARSHLSWASTVALSGIVNAGRLGGFPLHAMEHSISGHYDISHGRGLAILMPHLMRYTAEVAPDKYVQFAKNVFFVDTDSMSPEAAIDAGISKFTEWMKQTSVYFTLSDVGIGSEKFEVMADDIIRVSGYGKDYIDNARNLYKEDIIKIFEMAR